The Bdellovibrio sp. NC01 genome includes the window TTCGAAGCACCAGCCGCTGCAAAGATCACATCAGCACCTTTGCCGTATTGAGATAAGGCAAGCTCTTTTGATTTAGCTGGGTTGTTCCAAGCCTCACCCGTAACACCGACGTAGTTTTCAGTTACAGAGACTTTTGGATCGACGTACTTAGCACCCGCTGCAAAACCCATCGCGAATCTGCGGATCAACGGAATATCCATCCCGCCAACGAAACCAACCGAGTGAGTTTTTGAAGCCATCGCTGCAAGAGCACCGACAACAAACGCACCTTCGTGTTCAGCGAACATCAGTGAACGAACGTTAGGAGCAGTGACTTCGCCATCAACAACAGCGAACTTGATATTTGGAAATTGCGAAGCAACTTTTTTAACTGCTTCTTTCTGTGCGAAACCAATTCCGATCACAAGATCGAAATTTTTGCGTGCGAAGGCGCGATGTAGATTCTCAATCGCGTTTGTGTCAGTTGCCTCAACGTACTTAAGTTCAATTTTAAGATCTTTCTCAGCTTTCGTTGCGCCAATGTAGGCTGCTGAGTTGAAAGATTTGTCGTCTTTGCCACCCTTATCGAGTACCAAACCCACTTTAATCGGATTTGCGAATGTTGTGATTGAAGAAAGAGTGCAGAACAACAAAGTTAACAAGGGAGTAAGGTAAGCTTTTACCATATTTGGGTTCCTTATTAAGCGCATTCACAGATGAGAGTGCACAGCAATTAAGCGTTTGATTTTACAAAAATTTTCAGTTTTTGAACGGGCTCAAATTAGGAGACTGACGTTAGTCAGTCAAGTCATAATCATTTCAGGCACATAATCGAGTGCCGTTACAACTCGGTTATGTCGAAATTTCAATTAGGCGGTTGTATAATATCAGCTTAGGATGACTTCAACATTTAACCCAACGAAGAAAGTGCGGAGGATAAGAGTATGGAATCTCAAACAATACTCAATGGCGGAGTAAACTCCCTTGGTTTTATGGGCAATCAAAACCTAAGCATTCCGAATACTTCGAATGTTCCTTACGAAGTCATTCACCTCAAAGAAGAGGAAATGATTTTTAAAGAAGGGGACACGCCGAAGGGCCTTTATTACGTTCAATCGGGATGTGTAAAAGTTGTCGTGAATCGTTCTCATGCCCGTGGACGTACGACAACAAACGAATACGTTACAAAACTGGTATCTCCAGGCGAGTACTTTGGTTACAAGTCGCTTGTTAAGGGGATGACTTCGGTGTCGCATGCGAAAGCTGTGAAATCGACAGTGTTGTGGTTGTACCCTCGTGAACTTATTCAAGTTGCGATGGCA containing:
- a CDS encoding BMP family protein, which produces MVKAYLTPLLTLLFCTLSSITTFANPIKVGLVLDKGGKDDKSFNSAAYIGATKAEKDLKIELKYVEATDTNAIENLHRAFARKNFDLVIGIGFAQKEAVKKVASQFPNIKFAVVDGEVTAPNVRSLMFAEHEGAFVVGALAAMASKTHSVGFVGGMDIPLIRRFAMGFAAGAKYVDPKVSVTENYVGVTGEAWNNPAKSKELALSQYGKGADVIFAAAGASNSGVFDAAEDKKKLAIGCDSNQNWIKPGFILTSMLKAVDVAVYDTIKDAQAGKFTAGIEQFGLKNHGVDYTLDKYNEKLITADMKKKVEEIKKKIIAGQIQVPDYYKKK
- a CDS encoding Crp/Fnr family transcriptional regulator: MESQTILNGGVNSLGFMGNQNLSIPNTSNVPYEVIHLKEEEMIFKEGDTPKGLYYVQSGCVKVVVNRSHARGRTTTNEYVTKLVSPGEYFGYKSLVKGMTSVSHAKAVKSTVLWLYPRELIQVAMAQASPLIKLLLNQAVNDLESFETTSQLHYLASVQERIAYQLVLLADKFGVQTPNGISLNLKLTRNEFAQLASTINESLSRHLTEFKNEGLIDLNGKEIIIKNREGLMRRSGNF